In a genomic window of Pedobacter sp. KBS0701:
- a CDS encoding GNAT family N-acetyltransferase: MITLRKAKEDDIEIIRDIAAATWPSAYLDIIGQPQIDYMLDKMYNKGELLKQFMEGHIFLIAEEGENQFGFAGYSIIGHDARIYKLHKLYVLPSAHGKGVGKILINEVFNQVKDAGGSALQLNVNKHNKAKDFYLKGGFTIKESVKLDIGEGYFMDDYIMEYKF; the protein is encoded by the coding sequence ATGATTACGCTCAGAAAAGCAAAAGAAGATGATATAGAAATCATCAGGGACATTGCTGCGGCAACCTGGCCATCGGCCTACCTGGATATTATCGGGCAGCCGCAGATCGATTATATGTTGGATAAAATGTATAACAAAGGTGAGCTACTGAAACAATTTATGGAAGGGCATATCTTCCTCATTGCAGAGGAAGGAGAAAATCAGTTCGGGTTTGCAGGATATTCTATTATTGGACATGATGCGCGTATTTACAAATTGCACAAGCTTTATGTGCTGCCATCTGCACATGGTAAAGGTGTTGGAAAAATCTTAATTAATGAGGTTTTTAACCAGGTAAAAGATGCAGGAGGAAGCGCTTTGCAATTGAATGTGAACAAGCATAATAAAGCCAAAGACTTTTACCTGAAAGGGGGTTTTACCATTAAAGAATCGGTAAAGCTTGATATAGGTGAGGGCTACTTTATGGACGATTATATAATGGAGTATAAGTTTTAA
- a CDS encoding thiamine pyrophosphokinase: MSSHHIVKEKQEPALYIDELGNFNEEFLGQLLEWSPTLLVNGENYDKIFSLGLKVDVLINGNGQETQEDTKVVQGPVDALMVAVNYLYEEKYPAVNVITNKFDLEKFAGFEDKINLVVFTERAKHYPIKSGFSVWKPAGSEFLIHGNRYLEVTNLAQNEEEIFTVVKDGFVEFTFSGQPIFISEPI, from the coding sequence ATGTCTTCACACCATATTGTAAAAGAAAAACAAGAGCCGGCTTTGTACATCGATGAGCTTGGGAATTTTAACGAAGAGTTTTTAGGGCAACTGCTCGAATGGAGTCCTACCCTTTTGGTTAACGGAGAAAATTACGATAAGATTTTTTCTTTAGGTTTAAAGGTAGATGTGCTGATAAACGGGAACGGGCAGGAAACGCAGGAAGATACAAAAGTTGTTCAGGGGCCTGTTGATGCTTTAATGGTGGCCGTTAATTATCTGTACGAAGAGAAATATCCTGCGGTAAATGTAATTACGAATAAATTCGATCTTGAGAAATTTGCAGGATTTGAAGACAAAATTAATCTGGTAGTATTTACCGAAAGAGCAAAGCACTATCCCATAAAATCGGGATTCTCTGTTTGGAAACCTGCGGGAAGTGAATTTCTGATCCATGGTAACCGATATCTCGAAGTAACCAACCTCGCGCAGAATGAAGAAGAAATTTTTACCGTAGTTAAAGATGGCTTTGTAGAATTTACCTTTTCAGGACAACCAATTTTTATTAGTGAACCGATATGA
- a CDS encoding thiamine phosphate synthase has protein sequence MKYIEKLHYITHDTPHLSHIEQVQQACEAGAKWIQYRCLSKNDEALLQDINAIAEICDDWGTTLIVTDHVHLNGKADIQGFHIEDMDADFIKLRKLVGHDITLGGSANTVDNLVRLAKEGADYAGYGPFAETETKPNNYAHLGIDGYQYMVKELKTQAISIPVLAVGGIKTYDVEALMQTGIYGIAVSGAINFADDFIEAYQDFYTLVKENAVN, from the coding sequence ATGAAATATATCGAAAAGCTTCATTACATCACACACGATACCCCACATTTAAGCCATATTGAACAGGTGCAACAAGCCTGTGAGGCCGGTGCAAAATGGATCCAGTACCGTTGTCTGAGTAAGAATGATGAAGCACTTTTACAGGATATTAATGCGATAGCCGAAATTTGTGATGACTGGGGCACCACCTTAATTGTTACTGATCATGTTCATTTAAATGGAAAGGCTGATATCCAGGGATTTCATATCGAAGATATGGACGCCGATTTTATAAAACTGCGCAAACTGGTTGGCCATGATATTACACTGGGAGGATCGGCGAATACTGTAGACAATTTAGTCAGGCTTGCAAAAGAAGGTGCAGATTATGCCGGTTATGGTCCATTTGCAGAAACTGAAACCAAACCCAACAATTATGCGCATTTAGGCATTGATGGCTATCAGTATATGGTAAAAGAATTGAAAACTCAGGCCATCAGCATTCCGGTATTGGCTGTGGGCGGGATAAAAACATACGATGTGGAAGCTTTAATGCAAACCGGTATTTATGGCATAGCCGTTTCCGGAGCCATTAATTTTGCTGACGATTTTATTGAAGCCTATCAGGATTTTTACACATTAGTTAAAGAAAACGCTGTTAATTAA
- a CDS encoding TonB-dependent receptor, giving the protein MKNLLFAALVAMLPCFASAQITVTGKVTDQNQQPLPGATVKLRNQKTAVVGDASGNYSIANLTNGKYTLVVSYVGYKSEEKTVDLKEATTLNFTLIQQNFLADEVVVSATRASKNSATTFRNLDKAELAKNNLGQDLPYLLNQTPSVVVSSDGGTGIGYTGMRIRGSDATRINVTLNGIPLNDAESQGSFFINLPDLASSVDNIQIQRGVGTSTNGAGAFGGSLNIQTTTRRDSAYAELNNTYGSYNTWKNTVSVGTGLINNKFTFDGRLSRIKSDGYVDRASSNLKSFFVSGAYYGKKDILRANVFSGTEKTYQAWNGISQEALETDRTHNDFTYDNQTDNYQQDHYQLFYTRNINSQLVANAALHYTYGRGYYEEFVKNDSLKFYKINPVVVGAEQKETSDLVRRLWLDNDFYGVTYSLNYTPKNNLNFVLGGAYNEYKGRHFDEVIWAQFANYNGSESIRHRYNDNDAFKSDFNIFGRANYQIDQFNLFADLQYRRVYYSYFGIDPNGTPAQQNATLDFFNPKAGLTYNFNDKSNVYASVAVGNKEPNRRDFTDSDINSRPKPEHLTDVEAGYRTQFSAISFGINGFAMFYKDQLINTGKLNDVGGQTRQNVPDSYRAGIEFDGKWQILKNLSWAATATLSKNKIKNFEEYIYDEDPKAVNPVVVNNYKNTTIAFSPSIIASSEINYNVLKNANVALLTKYVGKQYLDNTSADSRTLSSFFVNDIRLSYNTSFAAVKNVGLSLLINNVFSTLYESNGGTYPYLFGGDLSRSNYYYPQATRNFLLSLNVKF; this is encoded by the coding sequence TTGAAAAATTTACTTTTTGCAGCGCTTGTTGCAATGTTGCCTTGCTTTGCATCGGCGCAAATTACTGTTACCGGTAAAGTAACAGATCAAAACCAGCAGCCGCTTCCGGGTGCTACGGTTAAATTAAGAAATCAAAAAACAGCTGTGGTGGGTGATGCTTCAGGAAATTACAGCATCGCAAATCTGACTAACGGAAAGTATACTCTTGTAGTAAGCTATGTAGGCTATAAATCAGAAGAAAAGACCGTAGACCTTAAAGAGGCTACAACATTGAATTTCACATTGATTCAGCAAAACTTTTTGGCAGATGAAGTTGTGGTAAGCGCAACAAGGGCTTCTAAAAATTCAGCAACGACTTTTCGTAATTTAGATAAAGCAGAGTTGGCTAAAAATAATTTAGGCCAGGATCTTCCATATTTATTAAATCAAACACCATCTGTGGTCGTAAGTTCTGATGGTGGAACGGGAATTGGTTATACCGGAATGCGGATTCGGGGTAGTGATGCTACTCGAATTAACGTAACCTTAAACGGAATTCCGCTTAATGATGCAGAAAGTCAGGGAAGTTTTTTTATCAATTTACCAGATTTAGCATCGTCGGTTGATAATATCCAGATCCAGCGTGGGGTGGGTACGTCAACAAATGGCGCAGGTGCATTTGGAGGCAGTTTAAACATCCAGACCACCACCCGTAGAGATTCTGCTTATGCAGAACTGAACAATACCTATGGTTCTTATAATACCTGGAAAAATACGGTAAGTGTAGGAACAGGCTTAATTAATAATAAATTTACATTTGATGGCCGCTTATCACGAATAAAATCTGATGGTTATGTAGACCGGGCATCATCAAATCTAAAATCTTTCTTTGTTTCTGGTGCTTATTATGGTAAAAAAGACATTCTTCGTGCCAATGTTTTTAGTGGGACTGAAAAAACCTACCAGGCTTGGAATGGTATAAGCCAGGAGGCATTGGAAACTGATCGCACACACAATGATTTCACTTATGATAACCAGACAGACAATTATCAACAAGACCATTATCAGTTATTTTATACCAGAAACATCAATAGCCAATTAGTTGCCAACGCAGCCCTGCATTATACCTATGGAAGAGGCTACTATGAAGAGTTTGTTAAAAATGATAGTTTAAAATTTTATAAAATAAATCCTGTTGTAGTTGGTGCCGAACAGAAAGAAACATCTGACCTTGTTCGCCGCTTATGGTTGGATAATGATTTTTATGGAGTCACTTACTCCTTAAACTATACTCCAAAAAATAACTTGAACTTTGTTCTCGGCGGTGCTTACAATGAATATAAAGGAAGGCATTTTGATGAGGTAATCTGGGCACAATTTGCCAATTATAATGGCAGCGAATCTATCCGCCACCGATATAATGATAATGATGCTTTCAAATCTGATTTCAATATTTTTGGCAGGGCAAATTATCAGATTGATCAATTTAATTTATTTGCCGATCTTCAATACAGACGGGTTTACTATTCTTATTTTGGAATAGATCCGAACGGAACGCCTGCACAACAAAATGCGACCTTAGATTTTTTCAATCCAAAAGCAGGTTTAACCTATAATTTTAACGATAAAAGCAATGTTTATGCATCAGTTGCTGTTGGGAATAAGGAGCCCAATAGAAGAGATTTTACAGATTCAGATATTAACAGCAGACCTAAACCTGAACATTTAACAGATGTAGAGGCCGGTTATCGCACTCAGTTTTCTGCCATTTCTTTTGGCATAAACGGTTTTGCAATGTTTTATAAAGATCAGCTGATCAATACCGGAAAATTAAATGATGTTGGGGGACAGACACGCCAAAATGTTCCCGATAGTTACCGGGCAGGTATAGAGTTTGATGGAAAATGGCAAATTCTTAAAAACCTTTCGTGGGCTGCAACTGCAACTTTAAGTAAAAACAAGATCAAAAATTTTGAAGAATATATTTATGATGAAGACCCCAAAGCAGTTAATCCGGTAGTGGTTAACAATTATAAAAATACCACCATTGCTTTTTCGCCATCAATTATTGCTTCCAGTGAAATCAATTACAATGTATTAAAAAATGCAAATGTAGCTTTGTTAACTAAATATGTGGGCAAACAATACCTGGATAATACTTCTGCTGATAGCCGCACACTATCGAGTTTTTTTGTTAATGATATCCGTTTAAGCTATAACACATCGTTTGCGGCTGTGAAAAATGTTGGCTTGAGCTTGCTCATCAATAACGTATTCAGTACTTTATATGAAAGCAATGGAGGTACCTATCCATACCTTTTTGGTGGCGATTTGAGCCGTTCCAATTATTATTATCCTCAGGCTACCCGTAACTTTTTACTAAGTTTGAATGTTAAATTTTAA